Proteins co-encoded in one Ananas comosus cultivar F153 linkage group 15, ASM154086v1, whole genome shotgun sequence genomic window:
- the LOC109721224 gene encoding uncharacterized protein LOC109721224 isoform X1, which produces MAMSFPAQSPLFSSCSLLMTLLFAYSASVQLDDPDWYFWLPLYAVASAVNLSQALSFQSKVLAQVSEFALWGGVFLLLKVVCEACHVDGVGGLWSMDMRERVVREKIGSGLVVISMILYLKATSHASKVPKRGKSEQAPTSLGYGKGMAILVAVSFGLSFYFFLSVKEQMRF; this is translated from the exons ATGGCAATGTCTTTTCCAGCTCAATCCCCCCTCTTCTCCTCATGCTCACTGCTCATGACTCTCCTCTTTGCATACTCTGCATCTGTTCAACTAGATGACCCAG ATTGGTACTTTTGGCTCCCACTGTATGCTGTTGCCTCTGCGGTTAATCTTTCCCAAGCACTCAGTTTCCAGTCCAAAGTCCTTGCCCAGGTGAGTGAGTTTGCACTGTGGGGTGGAGTATTCTTGTTGCTCAAAGTGGTTTGTGAAGCTTGTCATGTTGATGGAGTGGGTGGGTTGTGGTCTATGGACATGAGGGAAAGGGTTGTGAGGGAGAAAATTGGGAGTGGGTTAGTGGTCATCTCCATGATCCTTTACTTAAAAGCTACTTCTCATGCTTCCAAAGTGCCCAAAAGAGGAAAGAGTGAACAAGCTCCAACATCTCTTGGTTATGGTAAGG GAATGGCGATTCTTGTAGCTGTGAGCTTCGGACTGTCGTTCTATTTCTTCCTATCTGTTAAGGAGCAAATGAGGTTCTGA
- the LOC109721102 gene encoding agamous-like MADS-box protein AGL61, which translates to MVTKRKPSMGRQKIEIKRIQNEEARQVCFSKRRTGLFKKASELSILCGAEIGVVVFSPAGKAFSFGHPSVDAVVDRFLTDSSSGSNNGGQHGAAAATVRELNRQYVELHGLLEAEKKRREGVEAAMERERAGRACWWDANVDALGVDELQAFQKALCDLRAAVAKRADQLLHDALSRKQQQQQQYVSECHCATSSFGLNFNNICTILLR; encoded by the exons ATGGTGACGAAGAGGAAGCCGAGTATGGGGAGGCAGAAGATCGAGATAAAGCGGATTCAGAACGAGGAGGCGCGGCAGGTGTGCTTCTCGAAGCGGCGGACCGGGCTGTTCAAGAAGGCGAGCGAGCTCTCGATCCTCTGCGGCGCAGAGATCGGCGTCGTCGTCTTCTCCCCCGCCGGCAAGGCCTTCTCCTTTGGCCACCCCTCCGTCGACGCCGTCGTCGACCGCTTCCTCACCgacagcagcagcggcagcaatAACGGCGGACAGCAcggcgccgcggcggcgacggtgcGGGAGCTGAACAGGCAGTACGTGGAGCTGCACGGGCTGCTGGAGGCGGAGAAGAAGCGGCGGGAGGGGGTCGAGGCGGCGATGGAGAGGGAGCGGGCGGGGAGGGCGTGCTGGTGGGACGCCAACGTCGACGCGCTCGGCGTCGACGAGCTGCAGGCCTTCCAGAAAGCGCTTTGCGATCTGCGGGCGGCAGTCGCAAAGAGGGCTGATCAGCTCCTGCACGACGCGTTGTCGcggaagcagcagcagcagcagca GTATGTTTCTGAGTGCCACTGCGCAACTTCTTCATTTGGGCTGAACTTTAATAATATTTGTACGATCTTATTAAGGTAA
- the LOC109721224 gene encoding uncharacterized protein LOC109721224 isoform X2, translated as MAMSFPAQSPLFSSCSLLMTLLFAYSASVQLDDPDWYFWLPLYAVASAVNLSQALSFQSKVLAQVSEFALWGGVFLLLKVVCEACHVDGVGGLWSMDMRERVVREKIGSGLVVISMILYLKATSHASKVPKRGKSEQAPTSLGYGMAILVAVSFGLSFYFFLSVKEQMRF; from the exons ATGGCAATGTCTTTTCCAGCTCAATCCCCCCTCTTCTCCTCATGCTCACTGCTCATGACTCTCCTCTTTGCATACTCTGCATCTGTTCAACTAGATGACCCAG ATTGGTACTTTTGGCTCCCACTGTATGCTGTTGCCTCTGCGGTTAATCTTTCCCAAGCACTCAGTTTCCAGTCCAAAGTCCTTGCCCAGGTGAGTGAGTTTGCACTGTGGGGTGGAGTATTCTTGTTGCTCAAAGTGGTTTGTGAAGCTTGTCATGTTGATGGAGTGGGTGGGTTGTGGTCTATGGACATGAGGGAAAGGGTTGTGAGGGAGAAAATTGGGAGTGGGTTAGTGGTCATCTCCATGATCCTTTACTTAAAAGCTACTTCTCATGCTTCCAAAGTGCCCAAAAGAGGAAAGAGTGAACAAGCTCCAACATCTCTTGGTTATG GAATGGCGATTCTTGTAGCTGTGAGCTTCGGACTGTCGTTCTATTTCTTCCTATCTGTTAAGGAGCAAATGAGGTTCTGA